A portion of the Acidihalobacter yilgarnensis genome contains these proteins:
- a CDS encoding ABC transporter substrate-binding protein, translated as MSVSAVGLAVVSLAGVPAFAATPTNVLVIGKAADPQTLDPDVTMDNNDWTVTYPAYQRLVRYKTVAGKGTTSVVGELARSWTVSPDKLTWTFKLRPGERFADGTPVTASAVKFSFDRLLKLGKGPAEPFQDLASVMVINPYTIRFRLKEAFAPFLYTLANDGAAIINPKVMTHQVNGDLAQAWLAGHTAGSGAYQLRSWQKGQSLIMTPNAHYAGPKPHFAEVIVKIVPDASARRLQLERGDLDIAENLPADQLNAMKKAGTPGVIVREYPSLKVTYLYLNNKRPPLDKVAVRRAIIEAVDARAIIGGILNGEGKPMGAPIPDGMWGYDPTLKPVARDIAKARALLKQAGAEHLKLSFDYSDADPNWSTIALAVQANLADAGISVKLENFANATYRDRLGKGDFDIAIGNWSPDFADPYMFMNYWFDSANGGLAGNRSFYSNPEVDKLVRTAAVATTQRERMRLYQQAQRIAVKDAAYVYLFQKNSQIAMRKAVKGFVFNPMLEQIYNIASMSKTH; from the coding sequence ATGAGTGTATCGGCCGTCGGCTTGGCGGTCGTGTCGCTGGCGGGAGTGCCTGCATTTGCCGCGACGCCAACGAACGTACTGGTGATTGGCAAGGCGGCGGATCCGCAGACGTTGGACCCCGACGTGACCATGGACAATAACGATTGGACGGTCACTTATCCGGCCTACCAGCGCTTGGTACGCTACAAAACGGTTGCTGGCAAGGGCACTACCAGCGTGGTTGGCGAGTTGGCCAGATCATGGACGGTATCGCCGGACAAGCTGACCTGGACCTTTAAGCTTAGGCCTGGCGAACGCTTCGCGGATGGCACCCCGGTAACGGCGTCGGCGGTGAAGTTCTCCTTCGACCGCCTGCTCAAACTGGGTAAGGGACCGGCCGAACCATTCCAGGATCTCGCCTCGGTCATGGTAATCAATCCGTACACGATCCGATTCCGGCTCAAGGAGGCCTTTGCGCCTTTCTTGTACACCCTCGCCAATGATGGTGCCGCGATTATCAATCCCAAGGTGATGACGCATCAGGTCAATGGCGATCTGGCACAGGCCTGGCTCGCGGGGCATACCGCTGGCAGCGGCGCTTACCAGTTGCGTAGTTGGCAGAAGGGACAGAGCCTGATCATGACCCCCAATGCACACTATGCCGGGCCTAAGCCGCATTTCGCCGAGGTGATCGTCAAGATCGTGCCGGACGCCTCCGCAAGGCGGTTGCAACTCGAGCGCGGCGATCTCGACATCGCGGAAAATCTGCCTGCCGACCAGCTGAATGCGATGAAAAAGGCGGGTACACCAGGCGTCATCGTGCGCGAGTATCCGAGCCTGAAGGTCACTTATCTCTACCTCAACAACAAGCGCCCGCCGCTCGATAAGGTAGCGGTACGCCGCGCGATCATCGAGGCGGTGGACGCGAGGGCCATTATCGGTGGCATCCTCAACGGCGAAGGCAAGCCGATGGGCGCGCCTATTCCGGATGGCATGTGGGGTTACGATCCGACGCTCAAGCCGGTTGCGCGGGATATCGCCAAGGCACGTGCCCTGCTCAAACAGGCGGGCGCCGAGCATCTCAAGCTCAGCTTCGATTATTCCGACGCCGATCCTAACTGGTCGACCATTGCGTTGGCGGTGCAGGCCAATCTCGCCGACGCGGGTATCAGCGTGAAGCTGGAAAATTTTGCCAACGCGACCTACCGTGATCGCCTGGGTAAGGGCGATTTCGATATTGCCATCGGTAATTGGAGCCCGGATTTTGCCGATCCCTATATGTTCATGAATTACTGGTTCGATTCGGCTAACGGCGGTTTGGCGGGCAATCGTTCGTTTTACTCGAATCCTGAGGTCGACAAGCTGGTGCGCACGGCGGCGGTGGCCACCACCCAGCGCGAGCGGATGCGGCTTTATCAGCAGGCTCAGCGGATCGCCGTTAAAGACGCGGCCTATGTTTATCTCTTCCAGAAAAACTCGCAGATCGCGATGCGCAAGGCGGTGAAGGGCTTCGTTTTTAATCCGATGCTGGAGCAGATCTACAACATCGCCAGCATGTCGAAGACGCACTGA
- a CDS encoding ABC transporter permease, with protein sequence MAFLNVIRRRLLFLILVVFGVSLVTFVISHLIPGDPARLIAGPHASSEVVAHIRHQLGLDLPLWRQYAHYVDDLAHGNLGVSIRTGRPVAQDIAAFFPATLELVVVALLFAVLAGVPLGVASAVWRDRPIDHIARVLAVTGISAPAFWLGLVLIAVFYGHLGWFPGGGRISAMIVPPTPITGFYLIDSLLEGNAIAFWSSLRHIALPAFTLGFVNVGVIARQIRSAMLDQLGEDYVRTARAGGLSRPRVILGHALPNALIPSVTVLGLAFGDLLYGAVLTETIFAWPGMGNYVVASIQALDFPAVMGFTLVVSLAYVLVNLAVDLAYLALDPRIAEIG encoded by the coding sequence ATGGCTTTTTTGAATGTCATCCGACGACGACTGCTGTTTCTGATTTTGGTGGTGTTTGGCGTCTCGCTCGTCACCTTCGTCATTTCGCATCTCATTCCAGGCGACCCCGCGCGGCTGATAGCCGGACCACATGCCTCTAGCGAGGTCGTGGCCCATATCCGTCACCAGTTGGGCCTTGATCTACCGTTGTGGCGGCAGTATGCGCACTATGTCGACGATCTGGCGCATGGCAATCTCGGCGTGTCTATCCGTACCGGACGCCCAGTTGCGCAAGACATCGCGGCGTTCTTTCCAGCCACGCTGGAATTGGTGGTTGTGGCCCTGTTATTCGCTGTGCTGGCCGGAGTGCCGCTTGGCGTCGCCTCCGCAGTCTGGCGCGATCGTCCGATCGATCACATCGCACGCGTGCTGGCCGTCACCGGCATTTCCGCACCGGCATTCTGGCTTGGGCTCGTGTTGATTGCCGTGTTTTACGGTCATCTCGGCTGGTTTCCCGGAGGAGGGCGAATCAGCGCCATGATCGTGCCGCCAACACCGATCACGGGTTTTTATTTGATTGATTCGTTATTGGAAGGTAACGCCATCGCCTTTTGGAGCAGTCTGCGGCACATTGCCTTGCCGGCCTTCACGCTGGGTTTTGTGAATGTCGGCGTCATCGCACGGCAAATTCGTTCGGCCATGCTCGATCAACTGGGTGAGGACTATGTGCGTACCGCACGGGCAGGTGGGTTGTCGCGCCCGCGCGTGATCCTCGGACACGCCTTGCCGAATGCGCTGATCCCCTCGGTGACGGTACTTGGGCTTGCCTTCGGCGATCTGCTCTACGGTGCCGTGCTGACCGAGACCATCTTCGCTTGGCCGGGTATGGGCAATTACGTCGTTGCCTCGATCCAGGCGCTCGATTTCCCTGCGGTCATGGGGTTTACCTTGGTGGTGTCACTCGCCTATGTACTCGTCAATCTGGCGGTCGATCTGGCCTATCTGGCCCTCGATCCGCGTATTGCGGAGATCGGCTGA
- the ddpC gene encoding D,D-dipeptide ABC transporter permease, whose product MSAVEPAIVNGAGARGGYLLHRLRRSPLTLLGTGMIVAILFAVLLLPFFITTNPDHIDLAARLASPSWAHWFGTDEVGRDIFTRVLYGGRISIGVGFFVVAVSAGIGTLIGALTGVIGRWVDTVVMRLMDVVMSVPSLVLTLALAAALGPSLWNAMLAIALVRIPAYVRLTRGQTLSLRESGYVQAARVFGANPWQLLRWHIAANAMPPIIVQATLDIGNAILMASALSFIGLGAQPPTAEWGAMVATGRNYILDQWWYSAFPGGAILCTAAAFNLLGDGLRDLLDPRQRGR is encoded by the coding sequence ATGTCCGCGGTAGAGCCTGCGATCGTCAATGGCGCCGGTGCGCGCGGTGGTTATCTGTTGCATCGCCTGCGCCGTAGCCCATTGACCTTGCTCGGCACGGGTATGATCGTGGCGATTCTGTTCGCCGTGCTGCTGTTGCCATTCTTCATCACGACCAACCCCGACCATATCGACCTTGCCGCGAGGCTTGCATCGCCATCCTGGGCGCACTGGTTCGGGACCGACGAGGTCGGGCGCGATATCTTTACCCGCGTGCTCTACGGCGGGCGCATCTCGATTGGCGTCGGTTTCTTCGTGGTGGCGGTGTCGGCTGGTATCGGCACTCTGATCGGTGCATTGACCGGGGTGATCGGCCGCTGGGTCGATACGGTGGTGATGCGGTTGATGGACGTGGTCATGTCCGTACCTTCGCTGGTGCTGACGTTGGCACTGGCCGCAGCCCTGGGACCGAGCCTGTGGAACGCCATGCTGGCCATCGCATTGGTACGTATCCCGGCCTATGTGCGCCTCACCCGTGGCCAGACTTTGAGTCTGCGCGAAAGCGGATACGTACAGGCTGCGCGGGTATTTGGTGCCAACCCGTGGCAGCTGCTGCGCTGGCATATCGCGGCCAACGCCATGCCGCCGATCATCGTGCAGGCCACCTTGGATATCGGCAACGCCATATTGATGGCGTCGGCCTTGAGCTTCATCGGCTTGGGCGCGCAGCCACCGACGGCCGAATGGGGCGCCATGGTGGCGACCGGTCGCAATTACATCCTTGATCAGTGGTGGTATTCGGCCTTTCCCGGGGGGGCAATCCTATGCACCGCAGCGGCGTTCAATTTATTGGGCGATGGTCTGCGCGACTTGCTAGATCCGCGGCAAAGAGGGCGCTGA
- a CDS encoding ABC transporter ATP-binding protein, with protein MPDARDMVLDIQHLSVEFPVYGGAVRALDGVTLTIARGETVGVVGESGCGKSVTSLLAMGLLPRQAYRVRSGDISLLGVDVLTAPERELAALRGNRAAMIFQEPLTALNPTRRIGSQMIEVIRRHRRIGKIEARAQAIHLLGEMRVADAGEVLRRYPFELSGGMRQRVLIALAFSGDPAIVIADEPTTALDVTVQRQVLTLLRARARRSGTAVLLITHDMGIVSQYTDRVYVMYAGRVVESGDTRGVLCAPAHPYTRALLGALPERATAKASLNAIPGSVPDLRHPPAGCAYAPRCASAGPLCVDRPPMFPQSGAAERHAACWLLAEERVLA; from the coding sequence ATGCCAGATGCACGTGACATGGTGCTGGATATCCAGCACCTGAGTGTGGAGTTTCCCGTTTACGGTGGGGCTGTACGCGCGCTAGACGGCGTGACGCTGACGATTGCGCGTGGCGAGACGGTGGGCGTAGTGGGCGAGTCCGGTTGCGGGAAATCGGTCACCTCGTTGCTGGCGATGGGATTGCTGCCAAGACAAGCCTACCGCGTGCGCAGCGGTGATATCTCGCTGTTGGGCGTCGACGTGCTGACGGCGCCCGAGCGCGAGCTGGCCGCGTTGCGCGGGAATCGTGCCGCGATGATCTTCCAAGAGCCGCTGACGGCATTGAATCCGACGCGCCGGATCGGCAGTCAGATGATCGAGGTGATCCGCCGCCACCGACGAATCGGTAAAATCGAGGCACGTGCGCAGGCCATTCATCTTCTGGGCGAAATGCGAGTTGCCGATGCCGGCGAAGTGCTGCGGCGTTACCCCTTCGAGCTGTCCGGAGGCATGCGGCAGCGGGTACTCATTGCACTGGCCTTTTCCGGTGACCCGGCCATTGTCATCGCCGACGAGCCGACCACCGCGTTGGATGTCACCGTGCAACGCCAAGTGTTGACCTTGCTGCGCGCGCGCGCGCGCCGTTCCGGCACCGCCGTCCTGTTGATCACCCACGACATGGGTATCGTTTCGCAGTACACCGATCGCGTCTACGTCATGTACGCGGGCCGAGTGGTGGAGTCCGGTGACACCCGCGGCGTCCTCTGCGCGCCCGCGCATCCCTATACCCGTGCACTGCTCGGTGCCTTGCCGGAGCGGGCAACCGCCAAGGCATCGTTGAACGCGATACCCGGCAGCGTGCCCGATTTGCGTCATCCGCCTGCGGGGTGCGCCTATGCCCCTCGCTGCGCCAGTGCCGGCCCCTTGTGCGTCGATCGTCCACCGATGTTCCCGCAGAGTGGCGCCGCTGAGCGGCATGCTGCCTGCTGGTTGCTAGCAGAAGAGCGTGTACTTGCATGA
- a CDS encoding oligopeptide/dipeptide ABC transporter ATP-binding protein, protein MSALDETFRDAPLTVTGLQIRYPVKRDWLGRPRAYAHALNGIDLSVARGETLGIVGESGCGKSTLAQALIGLVTPSSGHVRVAGMSSTGGLQPVQIVFQDPNASLDPRMRVWRIITEPVFLRSRHSRAELRRMAAALAEQVGLRAEHIDRYAHEFSGGQRQRIAIARALASEPEIIVLDEPTSALDVSVQAQILNLLLSLQQRQNLTYVLISHDVSVIRHMADRVAVMYLGQIVEIGPARSVLGEPRHPYTRLLCESVPRVDSGSAPDLPAETTELPSNRTLPSGCFFRERCPSAAAGCERPQALATLAYDTAHAVRCHLVHADTPPKWRPDTLSPLDQAMEE, encoded by the coding sequence ATGAGTGCGTTGGACGAGACATTTCGCGACGCGCCGCTGACCGTTACCGGATTGCAGATCCGTTATCCGGTCAAGCGCGATTGGTTGGGTCGCCCGCGGGCTTATGCGCATGCGCTCAATGGCATCGACCTGAGCGTCGCGCGCGGTGAGACCTTGGGTATTGTCGGTGAGTCAGGTTGCGGCAAGAGCACGCTCGCGCAAGCGTTGATCGGGCTGGTTACACCTTCCTCCGGCCATGTGCGTGTGGCTGGCATGAGCTCCACGGGTGGACTACAGCCAGTACAGATCGTCTTTCAGGACCCCAATGCCTCACTTGACCCGCGCATGCGTGTCTGGCGCATCATCACGGAGCCAGTGTTTTTGCGCAGTCGTCATAGCCGTGCAGAGCTACGTCGAATGGCCGCCGCACTCGCGGAGCAGGTTGGTTTGCGCGCCGAGCACATCGATCGCTATGCGCATGAATTTTCGGGCGGACAGCGCCAGCGCATCGCCATCGCGCGGGCCCTGGCGTCAGAACCCGAGATCATCGTGCTCGACGAGCCGACCTCGGCACTCGACGTTTCCGTTCAGGCGCAAATCCTCAACCTGCTGCTGAGCCTGCAGCAACGGCAGAACCTGACCTACGTGCTCATCTCGCACGATGTCTCGGTCATCCGGCATATGGCAGACCGAGTCGCAGTCATGTATCTCGGTCAGATCGTCGAGATCGGCCCGGCCAGATCCGTACTTGGCGAGCCACGACACCCCTACACGCGCCTACTCTGCGAATCGGTGCCTCGGGTCGACAGCGGCAGCGCTCCAGACCTGCCTGCGGAGACCACCGAGCTGCCCTCAAACCGTACGCTGCCATCGGGTTGCTTCTTTCGCGAGCGCTGCCCATCCGCCGCTGCGGGTTGCGAACGACCCCAGGCACTGGCGACCTTGGCGTATGACACGGCCCATGCCGTGCGCTGCCATCTGGTCCACGCCGACACTCCGCCGAAGTGGCGACCGGACACCCTGTCCCCGCTTGACCAAGCCATGGAGGAATGA
- the ddpX gene encoding D-alanyl-D-alanine dipeptidase → MLVIDHPAICVDLRYASADNITGQPIYARAIALLHPDAHAALTRAADLAGTLGYRLTVYDAYRPPAAQWRLWEALPDPTFVADPVEGSTHSRGIAVDLTLADEHGQPLVMGTGFDAMLEQSYHGRLDLPREAQRNRTLLLGLMTAAGWVHQPHEWWHYNLPEELSYPIIDDADTVARMMDD, encoded by the coding sequence TTGCTAGTCATCGACCACCCCGCGATCTGCGTCGATTTACGCTACGCCAGCGCAGACAACATCACCGGTCAGCCGATCTACGCGCGCGCGATTGCGCTCCTGCACCCCGACGCACACGCCGCGCTTACGCGTGCCGCCGACCTTGCGGGTACGCTGGGTTATCGGCTGACGGTCTATGACGCCTACCGCCCGCCTGCGGCACAGTGGCGGTTGTGGGAGGCGTTGCCCGATCCCACCTTCGTGGCCGATCCGGTCGAGGGTTCAACCCACAGTCGCGGCATCGCCGTGGACCTCACCCTGGCGGATGAACACGGTCAGCCTCTGGTCATGGGCACCGGCTTCGATGCCATGCTCGAACAGTCCTACCATGGTCGGCTGGATCTGCCACGCGAGGCCCAGCGCAACCGCACCCTGCTGCTCGGCCTCATGACCGCTGCCGGCTGGGTCCATCAGCCGCATGAATGGTGGCACTACAACCTGCCTGAGGAACTGAGTTATCCGATCATCGACGATGCCGACACCGTCGCGCGGATGATGGACGATTAA